In the Drosophila willistoni isolate 14030-0811.24 chromosome 3R, UCI_dwil_1.1, whole genome shotgun sequence genome, ACTGATCTGCTACTTACTTTTGGCAagatattttatttacttggCTCGTCTTCTGTTTTgttgatttgtttatttaatgtGCTTGTCTGAGGCGCTGCTTCTGCCATTGCTGCCATGTTTTCCACATAAACAATTAAGCTGTATACCCGACCCCCGTCCTTCCTTACCCACCATTTAATCCCACCAAGTCAACCATCATTCCAGAAGGGAACGAACGATTTATGAGCTCCACAAAGAAATGGAAAGCTCattgcattaaaaataattctgAAATTCTTAAATGTTTGCCAGTGGCTTTCCTTTTGGCTTTTCATGATCGAGTTTATATTTAGCACATAACCCAAATTCCCAAGTCATAGGGAACgtcatttttaaaacatttatggAATTTATTCATTGAGTTGATAACTGGAGTGACTGACTGACGGACTGACGACTAAGTGACTGAGTGACTCATTGCGTTGCTATGGCCGCAGCCTCAGAAAGACGAGCAGACCAGACCAGCTGAGAGAGTGAGGGAGGGGGAGAAAGAAAGAGTCATCTGTCTATGACGCACTGGCTTGACACACCCCCAAAACAAAGTCACTTTCATTCATTACGTCATATGTGTAGATATTTGTTGGATTATTACTCAACTTGTTGAATTGCCATTACTAATTATGGAAATTTCCGTCTTTAGGTGAGCATGTCGAGGACAAACCACACAAACGCAACTCGGTGAGATTAACCATAAGGAAGGTTATGTATGCACCATCCAAGGCCGGTGAACAGCCCTCGATAGAGGTCAGCAAGGAGTTTATGATGAAAccaaataaaatacatttgGAAGCTAGCCTGGATAAGGAGCTATATCATCATGGCGAGAAGATATCGGTGAATGTTCATGTGGCCAATAATTCCAATCGCACGGTTAAGAAAATTAAGGTCTGTGTGCGACAATTTGCCGACATTTGCCTCTTCTCGACGGCCCAATACAAGTCTGTGGTGGCTGAGATTGAATCCGAGGATGGTTGCACGGTGGCACCGGGTTTTACGCTATCCAAAGTCTTTGAGCTATGCCCCCTGCTGGCCAACAATAAGGATAAATGGGGATTGGCTCTGGATGGTCAGCTAAAGCATGAGGATACAAATCTGGCGTCCAGTACACTGATCACCAATCCAGCTCAGCGTGAAAGTCTAGGCATAATGGTGCACTATAAAGTCAAGGTTAAGTTATTGATCAGTTCACCGCTGCTGGGTGGCGATTTGGTGGCCGAATTGCCATTTACGCTAATGCATCCAAAGCCCGAAGAGGAGGAGCATCCCTTGCTGGGTGAAAGATCGCCAAGGGCAAGTTTGGCAGCGCCTTTGCTCAATTTGGGCGATGGCAATGAAACGGGCGGCGGTGCAGCAGGCGGAGGAGCAGCCCAACAGGCGCCCACAGATGTGCCTACAACCACCAATCTCATACAGCTGGACGATGATGAGGCGCAAGACGATGATATTATTTTCGAGGATTTTGCTCGATTGCGTCTCAAGGGTGCCGAAACGGAGGCCTAAAcgccccccccccccctaAAACAACTCCATCTTTATCCACACTTTGTTTTCGCGGCGACGAAAATACCATCAATAGGATGCACAACCAACATTTTGATGTCcaatttaaagaaacaaataaaaacaaaaaatccaacAGAAAGATATATCCGAATTGTAAACCATATCGATTTGTAATGTCGGCAAATAACTTTTGCaagaaaaatttctttttttatatacctATTTTCGATAATTTGACCAACATTTAAACAATTCCAAGTTTTTGCGCAGTCCTACAAATCGATAGGGGAAACAGCtcggaatatatatatatatagatacgtatatgtatatgtttagTTATGGCATTTTGTATGATAACGATCGATGTAAACGCGCAGATGTGTTAAGTGTAAAGTTTTTTTATACAATAGCCACAAATAATAAatagttacatatatatacatatatatatataaatacatatgtagctATTGATATACATACTTTAACTACGTGTAGGCCATACGTTCTAGTATCTAATAGTGTTTAAGCTGGAAGTGTACGAATTTTAAAATgtgaaattgtttaacaaatacacaccaaaaaaaaaaaaacataaacacaAACACTTAATACACaaaccaaacacacacacacacacacagacaaacagacCCACACACAAGTTAAACAAGCCTGCAACAGTTGATTAATGCACAAGAATTCAattcaaataatttatgccattaatttttatatatatattactttttgttttgtttttttttttgttttattcttttgaTAAAGCTCAAATTTGTTAATCAACGCGCAAAACTTTGTTAGTAAGCAAATAATTTAGTTAAAGAAACAAGAGAAGAAAATAAGAATTGagattattttcaaatacgaTTCGAAAAAGgttcaaaataatataaatactATTGGCTaataattgtttatatttagaTGACTATATAGAACCAgtctaaaattattttctgctCAGGTAGAGCTAATGAAAGCAGCACATCAAATTCATTATCTGCTTTAATTATATCTAACAAATTGATGATTATTATTTGCCTATAAAGATTTAGATTTAGCAAAGGAATTAAAAAAGGAGTCACTGAATGAAACCCGATAGTTCTGGATATAATACAAGATCAAATAGATCTACTGATCTATAGAGTGTCTCATAGACTTTATGCATCGGctttatataaagaaatacTTGATTTAAGCATTAAGATTTGAATAACGAATCGTAATTGACAACAAGATCGATTattcatattttctttagacaagttttttttttcttttatttaatttgcaatGTTTGACAagctttaaatgaaaataagtTTGTGTAAgttcatacacacacacacacttgcacCCAAACACATACagaacaacacacacacacatacacacccacaCTTTTAGttaaatacaacaaataaacagataaatattcatacatatgtatgactAAATGTAATGATGAATAAGTTAAATGTAAAATTACAAACTGAataagaaaacataaaaacaaaaacaacaagaaatcaataaattgttgttataaacaacaacagtagagcagcaacaaccacaacaaatgaaataaattgaaattattgtaAGCAAAACGAATCGAAAtttatatctatctatctaaaATTATGCGGAAAAGCTTCACTAAATCGAATGTTGTTCTGTGTCTTAAAATCAGCTAatatatacactatatatgtgtatatctatctatatacatatagaaaagGTTAACTGAATTGGCATTGTGAAACGAAATTTGGCAAACGAAATGATTAGTATGTGAATTATAAGAAATTGGTTCCTCTTTGTTCTGATTTGAGTGACATTTGAACGAAATGCATTATGGATTCGTTTAATTCTAATATAAGTTTTAAGTAAAAGAAGATATATTCCGATAATTGAGTTTAGAATTTTTAGACATacctttataaaaaaaaaacctaataAATGTGCTCGAATTTGTTTTAGTAATCAATTGCAAAAATGatgttttaaatgcatttttataaCGCccaatacataaatatatatatttgtatgttaGAATGATTTTAAtatgaaaattaatattataaatgtGCAAattcacatacacacacacacacacacacacacataaacacacgtGCGCGCCGATAGAGCAATTCAAATTGATGTAATTGGATTTATATAGACATCTATAAGGATGCgatatataaatgttaatATTTATAAAGCATTTAATAAGTTCTGACTGTATAATTAAATATAgcaatttttgtgtgtgtgtgtgtatacaaaattaattgaattgtCCCACAAAATCAGCTTATAAAAATGAATACATGAGTATATCTAAATATTAATGAAAGCATATTTATCAACAttatatttaatgttttttatattaaattttatatatgaacaaaaaaacaaaggtaaatacaaaatgaaaaatacatacatacacacacacatatatatatagaaagcAACTGAATAAGAGAAAGTTAAAGAAAGCGAAAAAACAAACCccgaaaatgaaaagaaaattaattttatttttgaagtACATTTTTGTCTGGTACCAAAATGCATTCAATTTGATaaatgtttaatatatatatacacacatacatatatatgtatatgtaaaatatataGATTTAATGATATACATATTAGATATTAGACATTATGAGCTGTTGCCTAGCCATCTCcacctcctccttctccttctttCCCCACGATCCCCACGATTGTCATAAATGCTAAATACCATTTCTATGTGTATGTTAACATGTACCTAGCGAAACAGAAAATACCAattacttatatgtatatacaacatacaatataATAGAGCCCTGCAtggctatatatgtatatgtagtatCTTCTATATATCTGTTTAATACGATTGTAACAATTCCCATttgcaaaaattattgtaatgcatttcaaattgtttaaatttccCTTGAGTaactctctccctctttgtcactatttttctttttttgcattttaaaactaaacttGTATATTGTTGAGCAATATATTTAAgctatttaattaaatttaataatgttCGAACTTTAtctttaaatgaatttaaatgaattctAAACAAAATGATTGTCATTGCAATTCAAAGTAGTTTCTAGATAACTCTTTAAGCTTCTATAAAGTAATTCAATTTCATAAtagtattaaaataaattccaTTTGTATAATTATCAGATGATTGAACAACAGTTCTCTATTGATAAAGATTCAATTTTGTAATTGAGGACTTAGATATCAGACTTAAGATATTTGCTTCAAACTTATTCTGCTCAGTTCTACGCAATTTCAAATCGAttataaaagttttattttccGAAATTCATTGTCTTTTTCAAATACATAAACCTTATCAACATCAAACTTTGACttgaaattgatttcaaaGATCAAACACAGATTATTTGGTATACATTTGACTTGccgcattaaaaataattcttaaatggtaaatttatataaaatatataaattttaaatcatagaGAAACAGAGGCAGAGAGTTTGAATAGAGAGTTACGCAGCAATTTCAGTATTTGTCTTAATTCCttagtaaaaaaatatgattaatGATAATATTTCCATGCAGGACTATAACCAATGTATGTATTAAGAAGAAACCACTTGCGAGATGAAACAAATCTAACTAACCCACACGTGAAATGAGCGAACAAAGATATTGAAAGAAATTTATGCCTAcctaaaatatgtatgtatgtatgtctgtatgtttgtatgtatgtctgtatgtatgcatgCTGGATTGAATGATTGAATGTTGTACttgtttaaatgttaaaaacgaaattcaatgaaaacaaaaaaataaataaacaaaattattgcagaataacaacaaataaattgaatttcaatgAATATTGTTAGCTGCCATGAATAGGCATCAAAAATTGGGCCAGTTGCAATTAGTTGTCATTGTCAGGTCCCaaagctttaaaaaaaaaacacaacaagagtaaaaacaaaatcacCTAATAGTTCTATGTTAACATCAACAATAAactatttatacataaataaatgattaCTTTACTATTATTGCCGCTTAACGAAATGTGTccaataaaataattaatcaaaatctctctctctctctatattaTTACATATATGCAACTAATCCTGGcaaatcaattgaaatttcatttgcGAATTGTCCACGTTGTTTCAtccatttgtttttataacaACTATTatcataattattatttctcttttagtATAGTTAATCAATTGTGTGAGATATATTTTTAATGCAAAAATATGTGTGTTCTTTTTATTtgtggttttcattttttccatttaagtCCTGTTTACATAAGCAGTATGAATGTAAATGTAAACTATCAAACAATTatgcaataaaaatgaatgaaaaacaaacaatggaaaaattaaagtaaaagagaaaacaaataaTCATGCATTTGCGAcgtttgtaaataaaaaaaacaatttgtttaaatatattttcagtACACGTGCAATTTTCAGAGAAACATTGAGCTCTCCAATCTGACTCG is a window encoding:
- the LOC6646851 gene encoding beta-arrestin-1; amino-acid sequence: MNTNGAGAAGSGTGETTGNGNGNGSGAQQSQATASKIGVIAGGGGAGGGGGLDDGGGDASSRRQATRVFKKSSSNGKITVYLGKRDFVDHVTHVDPIDGVVFIDPEYVKERKVFGQVLAAFRYGREDLDVLGLTFRKDLYLAHEQIYPPMQLDRPMTRLQERLIKKLGPNAHPFYFEVPPYCPASVSLQPAPGDVGKSCGVDYELKAFVGEHVEDKPHKRNSVRLTIRKVMYAPSKAGEQPSIEVSKEFMMKPNKIHLEASLDKELYHHGEKISVNVHVANNSNRTVKKIKVCVRQFADICLFSTAQYKSVVAEIESEDGCTVAPGFTLSKVFELCPLLANNKDKWGLALDGQLKHEDTNLASSTLITNPAQRESLGIMVHYKVKVKLLISSPLLGGDLVAELPFTLMHPKPEEEEHPLLGERSPRASLAAPLLNLGDGNETGGGAAGGGAAQQAPTDVPTTTNLIQLDDDEAQDDDIIFEDFARLRLKGAETEA